The proteins below come from a single Parachlamydia acanthamoebae genomic window:
- a CDS encoding ABC transporter ATP-binding protein, which produces MRKQIIIKDLYKKYGKLEVLKGLNLEVFEGETLVILGRSGVGKSVLLKQIIGIEQPDSGTIEIDGEPITSLEKSHTPSRMGMLFQGSALFDSMNVGENTAFFLNQHEKSLSENEIKERVSHALDLVGLSGTENIMPSDLSGGMRKRAALARLIVYHPKIILYDEPTTGLDPITAMQINDLINTTKKELKATSIVVTHDIRSAMEVGDRLAFHHDGKIAQIAPKEEFMKIDDPLLHAFFENAILTKDLLGSQQTRRP; this is translated from the coding sequence ATGCGCAAACAAATTATTATAAAAGACTTATATAAAAAATACGGAAAACTAGAGGTTCTCAAAGGACTCAACCTTGAAGTCTTTGAGGGAGAAACTTTAGTCATTCTAGGAAGATCAGGGGTTGGGAAAAGCGTTTTATTAAAGCAGATCATCGGCATTGAACAGCCAGATAGTGGCACGATCGAAATTGATGGAGAGCCCATCACTTCCCTTGAAAAAAGTCATACACCTTCTCGCATGGGAATGCTTTTCCAAGGCTCCGCTTTATTTGATTCGATGAATGTAGGAGAAAATACCGCCTTTTTTTTAAACCAACATGAAAAAAGCTTATCTGAGAATGAAATCAAAGAAAGAGTCAGCCACGCTCTCGATCTTGTTGGTTTGAGTGGCACAGAAAATATAATGCCATCCGATCTGTCGGGTGGAATGCGTAAACGAGCGGCATTAGCCCGCTTGATTGTTTACCATCCCAAAATCATCCTCTACGATGAACCGACGACAGGCCTTGACCCGATTACCGCGATGCAAATTAACGACCTTATCAATACGACCAAAAAAGAACTAAAAGCCACCAGCATTGTCGTCACGCACGATATTCGCTCTGCTATGGAAGTTGGCGACAGACTCGCCTTTCATCATGATGGCAAAATCGCGCAAATTGCTCCCAAAGAAGAATTTATGAAAATCGACGATCCCTTGTTACATGCATTTTTTGAAAATGCCATACTAACTAAAGATTTACTCGGTAGCCAGCAGACTAGGAGACCTTAA
- a CDS encoding FKBP-type peptidyl-prolyl cis-trans isomerase: MPCAAFLIAQEIKQGVPNQDEKQIEALIAGLEARQRGINLSSEDLNVFSRLIEKERLFLSQKNLTASEHWLKQLTTDDNIHFVVPSKLGYLTVKEGTGNTLTNENGHIIANYIIKKFDDFFPEAAANRKSLNLSEVIPGLAQGMLGMKEGEIRTIYIHPDYAYANSYLFDPNVGIEATIELVSILSTPSTISPLPIPMQKSLPNISQDEITTLRLRNSYVLGWKLWDHLRWGDKQFSLHELIKYLRSNETVKLPLEWLDEINRIHWNLYQAKKQSVTG, encoded by the coding sequence ATGCCATGTGCAGCTTTTTTAATCGCTCAAGAAATTAAGCAAGGGGTTCCCAATCAGGATGAAAAGCAAATCGAAGCTTTAATTGCTGGCTTAGAAGCGCGCCAAAGAGGGATCAATCTCTCATCAGAAGATTTAAACGTTTTTTCTCGGCTCATAGAAAAAGAAAGGTTATTTTTAAGTCAAAAAAATTTGACTGCTTCGGAACATTGGTTAAAACAACTCACAACAGATGATAACATTCATTTCGTTGTTCCTTCTAAATTAGGCTATCTCACCGTAAAAGAAGGAACAGGAAATACCTTAACAAATGAAAACGGTCACATTATAGCTAACTATATCATTAAAAAGTTTGACGATTTTTTTCCAGAAGCAGCAGCAAATCGAAAGTCATTGAATCTTTCTGAAGTAATTCCTGGGTTAGCTCAAGGTATGTTGGGTATGAAAGAAGGGGAAATTCGTACAATTTATATCCATCCTGACTATGCCTATGCAAATAGCTATCTTTTTGATCCTAACGTGGGTATAGAAGCGACCATCGAACTTGTTTCTATTTTATCCACTCCTTCTACGATTTCTCCTCTCCCTATACCTATGCAAAAGAGCCTTCCTAACATCTCTCAAGATGAGATTACAACCTTGCGGCTAAGAAATTCCTATGTTTTAGGTTGGAAGTTGTGGGATCATTTAAGATGGGGAGATAAGCAATTTAGTCTTCACGAGTTGATCAAGTATTTGAGATCCAATGAGACTGTGAAATTGCCACTTGAATGGCTTGATGAAATTAATCGCATTCATTGGAATCTGTATCAAGCCAAAAAACAATCTGTGACTGGATAA
- a CDS encoding YqgE/AlgH family protein translates to MENAPYSQIQKGTFLIATPEIDSGIFFRAVVLVCEHNPNGSFGIIVNKSLELELPEEIININNLANPHVGIRAGGPVQTNQMMLLHTSNRIPSQTLQICDNVFLGGDLQFLQETISDEQGPHIHLCFGYAGWGAGQLEREFLDSHWFLHPASAHHLFDTPPEKLWQALLRDMGGKYASLSMIPEDLTVN, encoded by the coding sequence ATGGAAAATGCCCCCTACTCGCAGATTCAAAAAGGAACATTCTTGATTGCCACGCCAGAAATTGATAGTGGGATTTTCTTTCGAGCAGTTGTTCTAGTTTGCGAGCATAATCCCAATGGATCATTTGGCATTATTGTAAACAAAAGCCTTGAACTTGAACTTCCTGAGGAGATTATCAACATCAATAATCTCGCAAATCCTCATGTGGGAATTCGAGCTGGTGGACCTGTTCAAACCAATCAAATGATGCTCTTACATACATCTAACCGTATTCCTAGTCAAACCCTACAAATTTGTGATAATGTCTTCTTAGGCGGTGACCTGCAATTTTTGCAAGAGACCATCTCGGATGAGCAAGGCCCTCACATCCACCTTTGTTTTGGTTATGCAGGTTGGGGAGCTGGACAGCTAGAAAGAGAATTTTTAGATAGCCATTGGTTTTTACACCCAGCTTCGGCACATCACCTATTTGACACTCCACCTGAAAAACTTTGGCAGGCCCTCCTGCGCGACATGGGTGGCAAATATGCTTCACTCTCCATGATCCCTGAAGATTTGACAGTCAATTAA
- a CDS encoding MlaD family protein → MADQAKNLIIGIFVIVAFAIVIFMLLFLHPSVGDEGKRLRVRFSDIDKISIGTRVNFGGKPVGEVADIRELQEAIEERIGRDGHVYIYELELLVDSAVNVFNTDEISLRTSGLLGERSVAITPLPPKEGQKLEIVNDQVIYANESGSVEDTIKDLKGVAIKLDLALDSISRALNAMEEENVWRNLGDSMQNLSDMTAALNKPDTISETLNNLHDVTEKFGESWEKVDELLDNLVSTTSNTKAMTNDGKEVFASIKEGKGSLGTLLMKDDLNLKISSLLSKGEILMNDVNHYGILFHLDKQWQRLRARRLNLLQKLCSPQEFRNFFNDEIDKISTSLSRVSMVLDETGCNPPCLLENAQYKKVFAELLRRLASTEEALKMYNQQVVDCEVQKTELVPMCCEVCP, encoded by the coding sequence ATGGCTGATCAAGCAAAAAACTTAATCATCGGCATTTTTGTTATCGTCGCTTTTGCGATTGTAATATTCATGTTACTTTTTTTACACCCATCCGTAGGTGACGAGGGAAAAAGGCTACGCGTAAGATTCTCGGACATTGATAAAATCTCCATTGGTACACGCGTCAATTTTGGAGGAAAACCAGTTGGGGAAGTAGCAGACATTCGTGAGCTTCAAGAAGCCATTGAAGAAAGAATTGGACGAGACGGGCATGTTTATATTTATGAATTAGAGTTGCTGGTCGATTCCGCTGTAAACGTATTTAACACAGACGAAATTTCTTTACGCACTTCCGGCCTACTCGGAGAAAGATCCGTCGCGATTACCCCTCTTCCACCAAAAGAGGGTCAAAAGCTTGAGATTGTGAATGATCAAGTGATTTATGCAAACGAATCGGGTTCTGTCGAAGATACAATTAAAGATTTGAAAGGTGTCGCGATAAAACTCGATCTCGCCTTAGATTCCATTAGCAGAGCTCTTAATGCCATGGAAGAGGAAAATGTGTGGCGTAATCTAGGAGATTCTATGCAAAATCTCAGCGACATGACAGCCGCCTTAAATAAACCCGATACCATTTCTGAAACGTTGAATAATCTGCATGACGTCACAGAAAAATTTGGAGAATCTTGGGAAAAAGTCGACGAATTATTGGATAACCTAGTTTCCACGACATCGAACACTAAAGCCATGACTAATGATGGGAAAGAAGTGTTTGCATCCATTAAAGAAGGCAAAGGAAGCCTTGGCACATTGCTAATGAAAGATGATCTCAATCTTAAAATCTCCTCTCTCCTAAGCAAAGGAGAAATCCTCATGAATGATGTTAATCACTACGGCATTCTCTTTCATTTGGATAAGCAATGGCAGAGATTGCGTGCTCGTCGGCTAAATCTCTTACAAAAGCTGTGTTCACCGCAAGAGTTTCGCAATTTCTTCAATGATGAAATTGATAAAATCTCAACTTCTCTTTCAAGAGTCTCTATGGTATTAGATGAAACAGGCTGCAACCCACCTTGTCTGCTGGAAAATGCGCAGTACAAAAAGGTGTTTGCAGAACTGCTAAGAAGACTTGCATCCACAGAAGAAGCTTTAAAAATGTACAATCAGCAAGTTGTTGATTGTGAAGTACAAAAAACCGAGTTAGTGCCTATGTGTTGTGAAGTGTGTCCCTAA
- a CDS encoding phytoene desaturase family protein, which translates to MSKNYDAVVIGTGPNGFAAAITLAQAGLSVGMFEAKDTIGGGMRSAELTLPGYVHDVCSAIHPLGVGSPFFRSLPLEKHGLKWIFPSAALAHPFDDGSVAILESSIEKTSEILGLDATAYRRILEPCVQKWDNLVDDLLGPLRFPKHPIQMAWFAGLCLQPAYSLACQFFREERARGLFGGLAAHSMMPLERSLTSAFGLILGTLGHKAGWPLPEGGSQNIANALASFFRSLGGEIHTNTNIECIDDLPSSQVILCDVSPKQLLKIADHQLSDHYKGKLASYRYGPGVFKVDWALSQSIPWKAKECLRAGTVHIGGTLDEIAKSEREVWENVHPQKPYIILAQQSLFDSTRAPKGKQTAWAYCHVPNGSNVDMTEVIEAQIERFAPGFKDCILAKATKSAVEFEQYNANYVGGDINGGVQDLTQLFTRPVARIVPYSTPRKGLYICSASTPPGGGVHGMCGYHAAKAALKQCF; encoded by the coding sequence ATGTCTAAAAATTACGACGCAGTTGTGATTGGAACAGGACCCAATGGTTTTGCAGCGGCTATTACACTGGCCCAAGCCGGTCTTTCCGTAGGGATGTTTGAAGCGAAAGATACGATAGGTGGAGGAATGCGCTCAGCCGAGCTTACTCTGCCTGGATATGTTCATGATGTCTGTTCGGCCATCCATCCTTTAGGAGTGGGGTCGCCCTTCTTCCGTTCATTGCCTCTTGAAAAGCACGGATTAAAATGGATTTTTCCTTCGGCTGCTTTGGCGCATCCTTTCGATGATGGATCGGTCGCAATTCTTGAAAGCTCCATCGAGAAAACAAGTGAAATATTAGGTCTCGATGCAACAGCTTATCGACGCATTTTAGAGCCTTGTGTACAAAAGTGGGATAATCTTGTTGATGATTTATTGGGACCTTTAAGGTTTCCGAAGCACCCTATTCAAATGGCTTGGTTTGCAGGATTATGCTTACAACCTGCCTACAGCTTAGCATGTCAATTTTTTCGTGAGGAACGGGCTCGCGGTCTTTTTGGAGGGCTTGCAGCTCACTCGATGATGCCTTTAGAGCGCTCCTTAACATCTGCTTTTGGTCTTATTCTAGGGACACTCGGTCATAAGGCAGGCTGGCCACTACCTGAAGGGGGATCACAAAATATTGCCAATGCTTTGGCATCTTTCTTTCGCTCTCTTGGAGGAGAAATTCACACAAACACAAATATTGAGTGCATTGATGATCTTCCGTCATCTCAGGTAATCCTCTGCGACGTGTCACCAAAACAATTATTAAAAATAGCAGATCATCAGCTTTCTGATCATTATAAGGGTAAGCTAGCCAGCTACCGTTATGGACCAGGCGTTTTCAAAGTGGATTGGGCGTTGAGTCAATCAATTCCCTGGAAGGCGAAAGAGTGTTTACGTGCAGGTACAGTACATATTGGGGGAACTCTTGATGAAATCGCCAAATCGGAAAGAGAAGTTTGGGAGAATGTTCACCCTCAAAAACCTTACATCATTCTTGCTCAGCAGAGTTTATTTGATTCTACTCGAGCTCCTAAGGGGAAGCAGACAGCTTGGGCCTACTGTCATGTTCCCAATGGCTCTAACGTGGATATGACAGAGGTTATTGAGGCACAGATTGAACGTTTTGCTCCAGGATTTAAGGATTGTATTCTGGCTAAAGCGACCAAATCGGCTGTAGAATTTGAGCAATACAATGCCAATTATGTGGGAGGGGATATCAACGGTGGCGTACAGGACCTCACACAGCTATTCACGCGTCCGGTTGCGAGAATAGTGCCCTATTCAACACCGCGTAAAGGACTATACATTTGTTCTGCTTCAACTCCTCCAGGAGGGGGCGTTCATGGTATGTGTGGCTATCATGCCGCTAAAGCAGCTCTTAAGCAGTGCTTTTAA
- a CDS encoding endonuclease/exonuclease/phosphatase family protein, translating to MKLFLRALFFFSCLSRLCLGEISNSIIPLMEQIEQGESLSQWKYSQNQWIEIQEGLGRKEEKIRVVSYNMLFNYMDNRLDEVHRWPNRCSRVVELIQAINPDLIGSQELQQDQVEDLLSFLGDEYAFYGKGTLDGKMKGEVNGIFYRKSRFNVDNESVLFMSSTPHTPGKDPYSFARTLTILELEDFVTGKRFAIANAHVAFGSIDSRDYSVRFMASHISKMAKRLPVIITADLNTFPHRQDIKKFPAYDGDYLHRLLTSAGLLNAQNTSLLGFLGPLSTYTNDDGETKKGGFDNRFLSTGTPGVFLDHVYVGGGITVLLHAIEPAKVDQQFPSDHLPVIVDLIVD from the coding sequence ATGAAGCTTTTCTTACGAGCCCTTTTCTTCTTCAGCTGTCTTTCTCGATTATGTTTAGGCGAAATTTCAAATTCAATTATTCCTTTAATGGAACAGATTGAACAAGGAGAATCGCTTTCTCAATGGAAGTACTCACAGAACCAGTGGATAGAAATACAAGAGGGATTAGGACGCAAGGAAGAAAAAATACGGGTTGTTTCTTACAATATGCTGTTTAATTATATGGACAACCGTCTAGATGAGGTCCACCGCTGGCCAAATAGGTGCTCAAGAGTTGTGGAATTGATTCAGGCGATAAATCCTGATTTAATAGGCTCCCAAGAATTGCAACAAGACCAAGTGGAAGATCTTTTAAGCTTTTTGGGAGATGAATACGCCTTCTATGGAAAGGGAACGTTAGATGGAAAAATGAAAGGAGAGGTCAACGGTATTTTCTATCGAAAATCCCGCTTTAATGTCGACAATGAATCTGTTTTGTTTATGTCCTCTACTCCTCATACACCAGGAAAAGATCCCTATTCCTTTGCCCGAACGTTGACCATTTTAGAACTAGAAGACTTTGTGACAGGCAAACGATTTGCCATTGCGAACGCCCATGTCGCATTTGGCTCGATTGATTCCAGGGATTACTCTGTTCGATTCATGGCCTCTCACATAAGCAAAATGGCAAAAAGATTACCTGTTATTATCACAGCTGATTTGAATACGTTCCCCCATCGACAAGATATCAAAAAGTTCCCTGCTTACGATGGAGATTACCTACATCGTCTTCTTACATCTGCTGGGCTATTAAATGCGCAGAATACATCCCTTCTCGGTTTTTTAGGACCTTTATCGACTTATACAAATGATGACGGGGAAACAAAAAAAGGGGGATTTGATAATCGTTTTCTAAGTACAGGAACTCCCGGCGTGTTTTTAGATCATGTCTACGTAGGAGGGGGAATTACGGTTCTCTTGCATGCCATTGAACCTGCAAAAGTTGACCAACAATTCCCCTCAGATCATCTGCCCGTTATCGTTGATTTAATTGTCGATTAG